In Musa acuminata AAA Group cultivar baxijiao chromosome BXJ2-8, Cavendish_Baxijiao_AAA, whole genome shotgun sequence, one genomic interval encodes:
- the LOC135619084 gene encoding protein IQ-DOMAIN 22-like, with the protein MGRAARWLRGLLAGKKADRGERPAEHKEKRRWGFVTSFREKERRPQQRRGEPPRPAASEERKGPHMDAPRPYRAAAAPVVNEEEQNKRAIAVAAATAAVAEAAVAAAQAAAVVVRLTSSGRPVTGLVCGKREKWAAVKIQSAFRGYLARRALRALRGLVKLQALVRGNIVRKQAAETLRCMQALVRVQARARACRALRSERSRPEKAPRPHAGPPTPEKYEPSIRINATDRSCMLKRNSSKPAGRDAVDCDRADMAAWNWLDRWMEERYRDSREGAKKAGSFASMDDERNAKILEVDPGKPQFRQKRSSHHQHSCSSLTSEHNSRGFTAAAPDSPSKDSTTLHHSVPSPSSVDMQQCLGSLRFPIESGVGESPQFYSASSLPGNARKGLFTPSRSECSRSLFNGYADYPNYMANTESSRAKARSQSAPKQRPESEKPGSLKRSSAQSSSSLRAKFSSKAYPGSGRLDRLGMPLRI; encoded by the exons ATGGGACGCGCCGCGAGGTGGCTCCGGGGGCTCCTGGCGGGGAAGAAGGCCGACCGCGGCGAGCGCCCGGCGGAACACAAGGAGAAGCGGAGGTGGGGCTTCGTGACATCGTTCCGGGAGAAGGAGCGGCGGCCGCAGCAGCGGAGGGGAGAGCCTCCGCGGCCAGCGGCCTCCGAGGAGCGGAAGGGGCCGCACATGGACGCGCCGAGGCCGTATCGGGCGGCAGCCGCGCCAGTGGTGAACGAGGAGGAGCAGAACAAGCGGGCGATCGCAGTCGCGGCCGCGACTGCGGCGGTGGCCGAGGCCGCGGTGGCCGCGGCGCAGGCGGCGGCCGTGGTGGTGAGACTGACGAGCAGCGGGCGGCCTGTGACAGGGCTCGTCTGCGGGAAGCGGGAGAAGTGGGCGGCGGTCAAGATCCAGTCTGCATTCCGTGGTTATCTG GCAAGGAGAGCACTGAGGGCGCTGAGAGGGCTGGTGAAGCTCCAGGCGTTGGTCAGAGGCAACATCGTGAGGAAACAGGCCGCAGAGACTCTGCGATGCATGCAGGCGTTGGTGCGAGTCCAGGCCCGAGCTCGGGCCTGCCGAGCCCTCCGCTCCGAGAGGAGCAGGCCTGAGAAAGCTCCTCGACCTCATGCT GGTCCTCCAACTCCTGAGAAATACGAACCGAGTATTCGAATAAATGCCACTGATAGGTCCTGCATGCTCAAG AGGAACTCTTCGAAGCCCGCTGGAAGGGACGCAGTCGATTGCGACAGAGCAGATATGGCAGCATGGAACTGGCTGGATCGGTGGATGGAGGAGAGGTATCGGGACAGTCGAGAAGGCGCCAAGAAGGCAGGAAGCTTCGCGTCCATGGACGACGAGAGGAACGCTAAGATCCTGGAAGTAGACCCTGGGAAGCCACAATTCCGCCAAAAGAGGAGCAGCCACCACCAGCACTCGTGCTCCAGCTTGACCTCAGAGCACAACAGCCGCGGCTTCACGGCCGCCGCACCAGACTCGCCCTCGAAGGACTCCACCACCCTGCACCACTCTGTTCCCAGCCCTTCCTCCGTCGACATGCAGCAATGCCTGGGCTCCCTCAGGTTCCCGATAGAGTCCGGCGTCGGTGAAAGCCCGCAGTTCTACTCTGCCTCATCCCTCCCCGGCAACGCGAGGAAGGGCCTCTTCACGCCTTCGCGGAGCGAGTGCTCGCGCAGCCTCTTCAATGGATACGCAGACTACCCGAACTACATGGCCAACACGGAGTCGTCGAGGGCGAAAGCGCGGTCTCAGAGCGCACCGAAGCAGAGGCCCGAGAGCGAAAAGCCTGGTTCTCTCAAAAGATCATCAGCTCAAAGCTCGTCTTCTCTGCGCGCCAAGTTCTCGAGCAAGGCCTACCCTGGATCAGGCAGGTTGGACAGGTTAGGGATGCCTCTCAGAATCTGA
- the LOC135619085 gene encoding COP9 signalosome complex subunit 1-like, with translation MEGDDEATFAAATGYEAMYANGDAGDDPRLPPTPRSGKAAVGSGGDLMDVEAYAALYTGRTKVARLLFIAERCGNEGMQLEAFRLAHDEIKKGEDSHLYREAMAKIGDRLGPRYAIDQVWADAVDRRAEVRKEKLENELNIYKTNLIKESIRMGYNDLADFFYSHGQLGDAFKNYVRTRDYCTTSKHIIHMCLNVILVSIELSQFMHVSNYVSKAEQTPEQLDPVTHSKLRCAAGLAHLETKKYKLAARKFLETGHELGNNYTEVIAPQDVAIYGGLCALASFDRTELKNKVIDNVTFRNFLELVPEVRELINDFYASRYASCLEYLENLKPNLLLDIHLHDHVETLYTEIRHKAIIQYTIPFISVDLHTMAGAFKTNVVGLEKELEALITDNQIQARIDSHNKILYARHADQRNATFQRVLQTGVEFERDVRAMLVRANLVKHECITRAARKP, from the exons ATGGAGGGCGACGATGAGGCCACGTTCGCGGCGGCGACGGGCTACGAGGCGATGTACGCCAACGGCGACGCCGGTGACGACCCGCGCCTGCCGCCAACACCAAGGTCGGGCAAGGCGGCCGTGGGCAGCGGAGGAGATCTGATGGACGTGGAGGCCTACGCGGCGCTATACACCGGCAGGACTAAGGTGGCGCGGCTGCTCTTCATCGCCGAGCGGTGCGGCAACGAGGGCATGCAGCTGGAGGCCTTCCGCTTGGCCCACGACGAGATCAAGAAGGGGGAGGACTCCCACCTCTACCGCGAGGCCATGGCCAAGATCGGCGATCGGCTCGGTCCGCGGTATGCCATCGACCAGGTCTGGGCAGACGCCGTCGATCGCCGGGCGGAAGTGCGGAAGGAGAAGCTCGAGAACGAGCTTAATATCTATAAG ACAAATTTGATCAAAGAAAGCATCAGAATGGGTTACAATGATTTAGCAGATTTTTTCTATTCTCATGGTCAGCTTGGTGATGCCTTCAAGAATTATGTTCGTACACGTGACTATTGCACTACCTCAAAACACATTATCCACATGTGTTTGAATGTTATTCTGGTCAGCATCGAGTTGAGCCAGTTCATGCATGTCTCCAATTATGTCAGTAAAGCAGAGCAAACACCAGAACAGTTGGATCCTGTAACCCATTCAAAACTGCGATGTGCTGCAGGGTTGGCTCACCtagaaacaaaaaaatataagctTGCAGCCCGCAAG TTTTTGGAGACTGGGCATGAACTAGGAAATAACTACACTGAGGTGATAGCACCACAAGATGTTGCTATATATGGTGGGCTTTGTGCGCTTGCTTCTTTTGATCGAACAGAGCTTAAG AACAAAGTCATTGACAATGTTACTTTCAGAAATTTTTTAGAGTTGGTGCCTGAAGTAAGAGAACTTATAAATGACTTCTATGCAAG TCGCTATGCCTCATGCCTGGAGTATCTCGAGAACCTTAAACCAAATCTACTACTGGATATCCATTTGCATGATCATGTTGAGACACTTTACACTGAGATTCGCCACAAAGCCATTATTCAGTATACAATTCCATTCATTTCTGTTGATCTGCATACGATGGCTGGTGCCTTCAAAACTAATGTTGTTGGGTTAGAGAAAGAACTGGAAGCTTTAATTACTGATAACCAAATTCAA GCTCGGATAGATTCTCACAACAAAATTCTTTATGCGAGGCATGCTGATCAAAGAAATGCAACCTTCCAGCGTGTCCTACAAACCGGTGTCGAGTTCGAGAGAGATGTTAGGGCCATGTTGGTCCGTGCAAATTTGGTCAAACATGAATGCATCACCAGGGCAGCAAGGAAACCTTGA
- the LOC103993212 gene encoding F-box protein At4g00755, with protein sequence MENRWDFLEWLGPDASTAVLMLLDDPGDLVRVSSVSRSWRRFVIANGFTKNLCLRISPEASKFAQVVEVSTVSKTTEVGSSSAVEWQSMEREHKVYLYLGHCLSSPKGKRDCIYQAICASSTDNYPDESIENTLEPSEIADRRPSYWSSGGQREASVPESLTYRLVANLCIVSEIKIRPFKAFFQPGDPVYSAKSVRFRMGYSRLGQGQSSCITNEYAEHQSADDDNYYWTYTSPEFPMLQENVLQSFKLRSPVICLGGILQIELLGRVQKQETDDLYYICVCHVQVIGRPLSPVLGLDILESTGSLVLKCFPEARSCTVSEGTEEDEAGESSSRHSSTVRLGHLRAVGRWNGVSLSALLGPMQFSDDDTDGDSDGGDDDALEEEPAA encoded by the exons ATGGAGAATCGCTGGGATTTCTTGGAATGGCTGGGGCCGGACGCCTCGACGGCCGTGCTGATGCTCCTGGACGATCCGGGTGATCTCGTGCGGGTCAGCTCCGTGTCCCGATCGTGGCGCCGGTTCG TTATTGCAAAtggtttcaccaaaaacttgtgcCTAAGGATTTCCCCTGAGGCGTCGAAATTTGCTCAAGTTGTTGAAGTAAGTACAGTTTCCAAGACTACAGAAGTTGGATCTAGCTCTGCTGTGGAATGGCAAAGCATGGAGAGAGAACACAAAGTGTATCTGTACTTAGGTCATTGTCTTAGTTCGCCTAAAGGTAAAAGGGATTGCATTTATCAGGCAATTTGTGCTTCCAGCACTGACAATTATCCAGATGAGAGCATTGAAAATACATTGGAACCTAGTGAAATAGCGGACCGTAGGCCTTCTTATTGGTCAAGTGGTGGACAGAGAGAAGCTAGCGTTCCAGAGAGTCTAACGTACAGATTGGTCGCAAATCTCTGTATTGTCAGCGAAATAAAGATACGGCCTTTCAAAG CATTTTTTCAACCTGGTGATCCCGTATACTCAGCAAAGTCTGTACGTTTTCGGATGGGCTATTCCAGATTAGGACAAGGACAGAGTTCTTGTATCACAAATGAGTATGCAGAACATCAATCAGCCGATGATGACAACTATTACTGGACATATACTTCACCTGAATTTCCAATGTTGCAG GAAAATGTTTTGCAATCGTTCAAACTTCGTAGCCCAGTTATCTGCCTTGGTGGAATATTGCAAATCGAGTTGCTGGGTAGGGTCCAGAAACAAGAAACGGACGATTTGTATTATATATG TGTGTGCCATGTACAAGTAATCGGCCGTCCACTATCACCTGTGCTAGGTCTTGACATTCTTGAGAGCACGGGCAGTTTGGTTTTGAAGTGCTTCCCGGAAGCTAGAAGCTGCACTGTGTCAGAGGGTACTGAAGAAGATGAAGCTGGAGAGTCATCTTCACGGCATTCCTCTACTGTGAGACTCGGGCATTTGAGAGCTGTTGGGAGATGGAATGGAGTAAGTCTAAGCGCACTGCTTGGACCCATGCAGTTTTCTGACGATGACACTGATGGTGACAGTGATGGTGGTGACGATGATGCTTTGGAAGAGGAGCCTGCAGCATGA